One genomic segment of Pongo abelii isolate AG06213 chromosome 13, NHGRI_mPonAbe1-v2.0_pri, whole genome shotgun sequence includes these proteins:
- the AK1 gene encoding adenylate kinase isoenzyme 1 isoform X2 — MEEKLKKTKIIFVVGGPGSGKGTQCEKIVQKYGYTHLSTGDLLRAEVSSGSARGKKLSEIMEKGQLVPLETVLDMLRDAMVAKVDTSKGFLIDGYPREVQQGEEFERRIGQPTLLLYVDAGPETMTQRLLKRGETSGRVDDNEETIKKRLQTYYKATEPVIAFYEKRGIVRKVNAEGSVDSVFSQVCTHLDALK, encoded by the exons AGAAGCTGAAGAAAACCAAGATCATCTTTGTGGTGG GTGGGCCTGGCTCAGGGAAGGGCACCCAGTGTGAGAAGATCGTGCAGAAGTATGGCTACACACACCTCTCCACCGGGGACCTCCTGCGGGCCGAGGTCAGCTCAGGCTCGGCCAGGGGCAAGAAGCTGTCGGAAATCATGGAAAAGGGGCAGCTGGTTCCGCTG GAGACAGTGTTGGACATGCTCCGGGATGCCATGGTGGCCAAAGTCGATACTTCCAAAGGCTTCCTGATTGATGGCTACCCGCGGGAGGTGCAGCAAGGAGAAGAGTTTGAGCGACGG ATTGGACAGCCCACACTGCTGCTGTATGTGGACGCAGGCCCTGAGACCATGACCCAGCGGCTCTTGAAACGTGGAGAGACCAGCGGGCGTGTGGACGACAATGAGGAGACCATCAAAAAGCGGCTGCAGACCTATTACAAGGCCACAGAACCCGTCATCGCCTTCTATGAGAAACGTGGCATTGTGCGCAAG GTCAACGCCGAGGGCTCCGTGGACAGTGTCTTCTCCCAGGTCTGCACCCACCTGGACGCCCTAAAGTAG
- the AK1 gene encoding adenylate kinase isoenzyme 1 isoform X1, with amino-acid sequence MGCCSSSDPRREDDLRAREKLKKTKIIFVVGGPGSGKGTQCEKIVQKYGYTHLSTGDLLRAEVSSGSARGKKLSEIMEKGQLVPLETVLDMLRDAMVAKVDTSKGFLIDGYPREVQQGEEFERRIGQPTLLLYVDAGPETMTQRLLKRGETSGRVDDNEETIKKRLQTYYKATEPVIAFYEKRGIVRKVNAEGSVDSVFSQVCTHLDALK; translated from the exons ATGGGCTGCTGCTCCTCGAGTGACCCCCGCAGAGAAGACGATCTGAGGGCCAGAG AGAAGCTGAAGAAAACCAAGATCATCTTTGTGGTGG GTGGGCCTGGCTCAGGGAAGGGCACCCAGTGTGAGAAGATCGTGCAGAAGTATGGCTACACACACCTCTCCACCGGGGACCTCCTGCGGGCCGAGGTCAGCTCAGGCTCGGCCAGGGGCAAGAAGCTGTCGGAAATCATGGAAAAGGGGCAGCTGGTTCCGCTG GAGACAGTGTTGGACATGCTCCGGGATGCCATGGTGGCCAAAGTCGATACTTCCAAAGGCTTCCTGATTGATGGCTACCCGCGGGAGGTGCAGCAAGGAGAAGAGTTTGAGCGACGG ATTGGACAGCCCACACTGCTGCTGTATGTGGACGCAGGCCCTGAGACCATGACCCAGCGGCTCTTGAAACGTGGAGAGACCAGCGGGCGTGTGGACGACAATGAGGAGACCATCAAAAAGCGGCTGCAGACCTATTACAAGGCCACAGAACCCGTCATCGCCTTCTATGAGAAACGTGGCATTGTGCGCAAG GTCAACGCCGAGGGCTCCGTGGACAGTGTCTTCTCCCAGGTCTGCACCCACCTGGACGCCCTAAAGTAG
- the AK1 gene encoding adenylate kinase isoenzyme 1 (The RefSeq protein has 1 substitution compared to this genomic sequence) — MEKGQLVPLETVLDMLRDAMVAKVDTSKGFLIDGYPREVQQGEEFERRIGQPTLLLYVDAGPETMTQRLLKRGETSGRVDDNEETIKKRLQTYYKATEPVIAFYEERGIVRKVNAEGSVDSVFSQVCTHLDALK, encoded by the exons ATGGAAAAGGGGCAGCTGGTTCCGCTG GAGACAGTGTTGGACATGCTCCGGGATGCCATGGTGGCCAAAGTCGATACTTCCAAAGGCTTCCTGATTGATGGCTACCCGCGGGAGGTGCAGCAAGGAGAAGAGTTTGAGCGACGG ATTGGACAGCCCACACTGCTGCTGTATGTGGACGCAGGCCCTGAGACCATGACCCAGCGGCTCTTGAAACGTGGAGAGACCAGCGGGCGTGTGGACGACAATGAGGAGACCATCAAAAAGCGGCTGCAGACCTATTACAAGGCCACAGAACCCGTCATCGCCTTCTATGAGAAACGTGGCATTGTGCGCAAG GTCAACGCCGAGGGCTCCGTGGACAGTGTCTTCTCCCAGGTCTGCACCCACCTGGACGCCCTAAAGTAG